GGCCGTTGTTGCGGCGAATGACATCGGCAATTTGATTCTTCGCTTCCTCGCTCAGACCAGCGGCGCGGATCTGCACCTCGTCGCGAATCTTGAGCAGGCTGTCGACGCGTCCCAGTTCTTTAAGCTCGCCCTGATGGAGAATCGCGATGCGGTCGCAGACGTCTTGCACGTCCGCGAGCAAATGGCTCGACAAAAGCACTGTTTTGCCTTGGTCGCGCAGCTTGATAATCAGGTCTTTGATCTCGCGCGTGCCGATCGGATCGAGGCCGCTGGTGGGTTCGTCGAGCAGGATCAACTCGGGGTCGTTGATTAACGCTTGGGCCAAGCCAATTCGGCGGACCATTCCTTTGGAATACTCGCGCAGTTGCCGCCGCCGGGCGCCGCTCAGACCGACCAGTTCGATCAGTTCGTTGGTGCGTTCACGGCGCACCCGAGCCGACATGTCGAACAGCCGGCCGTAGAAGTCGAGCGTCTCTTCGGCATTCAAAAAGCGGTATAGATACGACTCTTCTGGCAGATAGCCGATGCGCTCGTTCTTGGTGACATCGGTGGCCGCCTTGCCAAACACCAACGCCTCGCCACTGGTGGGAAACAGCAGTCCCAGCAGCAGCTTCATCGTGGTGGTCTTGCCCGAGCCGTTGGGGCCCAAGAGGCCAAATACCTCGCCGCGTCGCACTTCGAGGTCTAGCGCCTTGAGCGCGCGGACCTTTTGGCGACCCCAGAAATCGCGATAAACCTTGGAGAGGTTTCGAGTTTGGACGATCGTTTCAGACTCGCGGGGCGGTCGCTCCATACGTTTGGCTCGCGGCGGTCGGAATGAGACAGTAAGAAAAGTAACGCCCAGCGGGGGGCGATAGTGACGGGGGCCCGGCACGAGTGGGATCGACTTGCGCCAATCTGTGGCGCACATTCACTTTACGCCGCTCGTGCTAGTCGGGTTCGCGCCGCGCGGTCGCTTGACCGGTACGGCGCGAAAACCGGAATGTTGCATCATAGGTGAGCCTGATAGCAGCCTCAAGCGCCATGTTCGTGCCGCAATCGGCGACAGGCGAAATCGAGCAGGAGCTATTCGTCGCGATTATCAGGCGACTCCAACCGCACGAAGAAACTCCGGTGTGAGTAGCCAACCGTTGCCAGACATTTCAACCGCGGTTGAGGGCCAAGGGCGGTTTCCTCTATACTGTTTGGCTTGATTTTGCGGGCGAAAGCGAAGTAGTGCAGGCAACCAGCGCAAAGAAAGACAGAGGAACTCAATTATGGCCGGCCTGATCCCCCCCCATGGCGGACTTGATGCACCGCTAGATCTCACGATTCCGGAAGCGGAGCGCAAGGCCTTTCTGGCGGAGGCCGCCAATTTGACCAAAGTGCCAGTGTCGGACGCCGATCTTTCGACGGTCTATCGCTTTGGCGATGGCGCCTTGAGCCCGCTGACCGGCCCCATGGACCGCGCCACCTACAACCGCGTGCTGGACGAGGCCTGCATCGAAAACGGCGGCAAGCGCTACGCCTGGACCATTCCGCTCAGTTTTCCGGTCACCAGCGAACTGGCGGCCAAGCTCAAGCCCGGGCAAAAGGTGGCGCTGGTCAA
This region of Pirellulales bacterium genomic DNA includes:
- a CDS encoding ABC transporter ATP-binding protein, which produces MERPPRESETIVQTRNLSKVYRDFWGRQKVRALKALDLEVRRGEVFGLLGPNGSGKTTTMKLLLGLLFPTSGEALVFGKAATDVTKNERIGYLPEESYLYRFLNAEETLDFYGRLFDMSARVRRERTNELIELVGLSGARRRQLREYSKGMVRRIGLAQALINDPELILLDEPTSGLDPIGTREIKDLIIKLRDQGKTVLLSSHLLADVQDVCDRIAILHQGELKELGRVDSLLKIRDEVQIRAAGLSEEAKNQIADVIRRNNGQVLSMENPTTTLEELFLKIVMDSEARPGRRITANSPSEPVTSQSGGAKN